One Setaria viridis chromosome 5, Setaria_viridis_v4.0, whole genome shotgun sequence genomic region harbors:
- the LOC117855655 gene encoding acyl transferase 9, whose product MAGAAPTVTKSPPSLVPPAGPTPGGSLPLSSIDKTAAVRVSVDFIQVFPSSGAADQAASVATMREGFARALVPYYPVAGRIAEPVQGEPEIECTGEGVWFVEAEASCSLEEARNLERPLFIPKEELLPRPPAGVRVEDTVLLAQVTKFTCGGFSVGICFSHLVFDGQGAAQFLKAVGEMARGIPEPSIKPIWARDAIPNPPKPPLGPPPSFTAFNFEKSVVEISLDSIKRVKDQVASETNQKCSTFDVVTAIIFKCRALAVDFAPDAEVRLGFAASTRHLLSNVLPSVEGYYGNCVYPGGLTKTSQEVKEASLVEIVTAIREAKEALSSRFLDWLSGGAKENHYNVSLDYGTLVVTDWSHVGFNEVDYGFGEPSYVFTLNDDVNIVPSVVYLKPPKPTQGIRLVLQCVEGQHSAVFKKELQKHA is encoded by the exons atggccggcgccgcgcccacCGTCACCAAGTCCCCGCCGTCCCTGGTCCCGCCGGCGGGGCCGACCCCGGGCGGCTCCCTCCCGCTCTCCTCTATCGACAagaccgccgccgtccgcgtcTCCGTCGACTTCATCCAGGTCTTCCCGTCGTCGGGGGCCGCGGACCAGGCCGCCTCTGTCGCGACCATGCGCGAGGGCTTCGCCAGGGCGCTCGTGCCGTACTACCCCGTCGCGGGCCGCATCGCGGAGCCCGTCCAGGGGGAGCCCGAGATCGAGTGCACCGGGGAAGGCGTGTGGTTCGTGGAGGCCGAGGCCAGCTGCTCCCTCGAGGAGGCGCGGAACCTCGAGCGCCCGCTCTTCATCCCCAAGGAGGAGCTgctcccgcgcccgcccgccggggTGCGCGTCGAGGACACCGTGCTGCTCGCGCAG GTTACAAAGTTCACATGCGGTGGATTTTCTGTGGGCATTTGCTTCAGCCACTTGGTGTTTGACGGGCAAGGTGCTGCCCAATTTCTGAAAGCGGTTGGTGAGATGGCTAGGGGCATCCCTGAGCCATCGATCAAGCCAATCTGGGCTCGGGACGCCATCCCCAACCCACCGAAGCCACCCCTAGGCCCGCCACCATCATTCACTGCGTTCAACTTTGAGAAGTCAGTTGTTGAGATCTCTCTGGACAGCATCAAGCGTGTCAAGGACCAGGTCGCAAGCGAAACCAACCAGAAGTGCTCCACCTTCGACGTGGTCACCGCCATAATCTTCAAATGCCGCGCCTTGGCAGTTGACTTTGCACCGGATGCCGAGGTTCGCCTGGGCTTTGCTGCCAGCACGCGCCACCTGCTGAGCAATGTGCTGCCTTCGGTCGAAGGCTACTACGGGAACTGCGTGTACCCTGGGGGTCTCACCAAGACCAGCCAGGAGGTGAAGGAAGCTTCACTTGTGGAGATCGTGACCGCAATCAGGGAAGCCAAGGAAGCTCTGTCATCGAGGTTCCTCGACTGGTTGAGCGGTGGTGCCAAGGAAAACCACTACAACGTGTCGCTGGACTATGGCACGCTTGTTGTCACCGACTGGAGCCACGTTGGGTTCAACGAGGTGGACTACGGGTTTGGTGAGCCGAGCTATGTGTTCACCCTGAACGATGATGTGAACATTGTGCCCTCCGTGGTCTACCTGAAGCCACCCAAGCCAACGCAGGGCATCAGGCTGGTCCTGCAGTGCGTGGAGGGGCAGCACTCCGCCGTGTTCAAAAAGGAGCTGCAGAAGCATGCATAG
- the LOC117855480 gene encoding ABC transporter G family member 10, with translation MEATVMSQGSKVDTNGGGGGRRIRPRYRIETRALSYVLPPRGASFLWGGAKTKAEEGRLLLRGVTCEAPPGELVAIVGPSGAGKTTLLTVLAGSADPARVAAGEVLVNGLPMDAARFRRASGYVPQDDALFPALTVEESLVYSARLRLRAAGGAAAAERARELMVELGLRHVAASRVADVSGGERRRVSIGMDLVHDPAVLLLDEPTSGLDSGSALHIVKMLRDMAAAHGKTVVLTIHQPGFRILELIDRAVLLADGAVRHHGSLDFLQSRLIATGHAIPAHVNVLEYAMETIDSLKPDVAVATTITTASANRENNVAPVGPGLASARRAGYANAPAAEVRILAGRFTKTVLRSPQLFAARMAQSVLAGAFLGSIFLGATDLQSRLGFFAFNLTYLLSSTTEALPVFLHERRILERETSRGAYRVSSYVASNAAVFLPFLLAAALLYAAPVYWLVGLAREPAAFAYFALVVWLVMLTANSFVACLSALAPNYIVGNSVVAGLIGCFFLFSGYFVASKNIPRYWVFMHYASLFKYPFEALVVNEYGGARGARECLASAGGAGGICVLDGAGLLRQQGMREGMRWSNLGVMLGFVVGYRVLCFAFLWFRCHRMRR, from the coding sequence ATGGAGGCGACGGTGATGTCGCAGGGCAGCAAGGTGGACaccaatggcggtggcggcgggcgccggATCAGGCCGCGGTACCGTATCGAGACCAGGGCCCTCTCGTACGTGCTCCCTCCGCGCGGCGCCTCGTTCCTGTGGGGCGGTGCCAAGAcgaaggcggaggaggggcggctgctgctgcggggCGTCACGTGCGAGGCGCCGCCGGGGGAGCTGGTGGCGATCGTGGGGCCGAGCGGGGCGGGCAAGACCACGCTGCTGACGGTGCTGGCCGGGTCGGCGGACccggcgcgggtggcggccGGGGAGGTGCTCGTGAACGGCCTCCCCATGGACGCCGCGCGCTTCCGCCGGGCGTCCGGGTACGTGCCGCAGGACGACGCGCTGTTCCCGGCGCTCACCGTCGAGGAGTCGCTCGTGTACAGcgcgcgcctgcgcctgcgcgctgccggcggggcggccgccgcggagcgggcgcgggagctGATGGTAGAGCTCGGCCTGCGTCACGTCGCGGCGTCCCGCGTCGCCGACGTgtccggcggcgagcggcggcgggtgtcCATCGGAATGGACCTCGTGCACGACCCGGCCGTGCTGCTTCTGGACGAGCCCACGTCCGGCCTCGACTCCGGCTCCGCGCTCCACATTGTCAAGATGCTCAGGGACATGGCCGCCGCGCACGGCAAGACCGTCGTGCTCACCATCCACCAGCCCGGATTCCGCATCCTCGAGCTCATCGACCGCGCCGTGCtcctcgccgacggcgccgtCCGCCACCACGGCTCCCTCGACTTCCTCCAGTCGCGCCTCATCGCCACCGGCCACGCCATCCCCGCCCACGTCAACGTCCTCGAGTACGCCATGGAGACCATCGACTCCCTCAAGCccgacgtcgccgtcgccaccacgATCACCACCGCGTCGGCAAACCGAGAGAACAACGTCGCGCCGGTCGGCCCGGGGCTGGCgtccgcgcggcgcgcggggtaCGCGAacgcgccggcggccgaggtGCGCATCCTGGCGGGGCGGTTCACGAAGACGGTGCTCCGGTCGCCGCAGCTGTTCGCGGCGAGGATGGCGCAGTCGGTGCTGGCCGGCGCGTTCCTCGGCAGCATCTTCCTGGGCGCCACCGACCTGCAGTCCCGCCTGGGCTTCTTCGCCTTCAACCTCACCTACCTGCTCTCCTCCACCACCGAGGCCCTACCCGTATTCCTCCACGAGCGCCGCATCCTGGAGCGCGAGACCTCCCGCGGCGCCTACCGCGTCTCCTCCTACGTAGCCTCCAacgccgccgtcttcctcccgttcctcctcgccgccgcgctcctctaCGCGGCGCCCGTGTACTGGCTCGTCGGCCTGGCGCGCGAGCCCGCCGCCTTCGCCTACTTCGCCCTCGTCGTCTGGCTCGTCATGCTCACCGCCAACTCCTTCGTGGCGTGCCTCAGCGCGCTAGCGCCCAACTACATCGTCGGCAACTCCGTCGTGGCGGGGCTCATCGGCTGCTTCTTCCTATTCTCCGGCTACTTCGTGGCCAGCAAGAACATCCCGCGCTACTGGGTGTTCATGCACTACGCGAGCCTGTTCAAGTACCCGTTCGAGGCACTAGTGGTGAACGAgtacggcggcgcgcgcggcgccagGGAGTGCCTCgcctcggccggcggcgcggggggcaTCTGCGTGCTCGACGGCGCGGGGCTGCTGCGGCAGCAGGGGATGCGGGAGGGCATGCGGTGGAGCAACCTCGGCGTCATGCTGGGGTTCGTCGTCGGCTACAGGGTGCTCTGCTTCGCCTTCCTCTGGTTCAGGTGCCACCGCATGAGGAGGTGA